The DNA window CGCTAGCTGCCGCACGACCTAAGCATTTGAATCTACGGCTGAGCCTAACTCTCGACGGCCTGACAGCGGCATGGTAGCTAGCGCACGCCCTGGGGGCCGTGGGCTGCACAAGCCGAGGGTTGCCAGGGGCGAGGCTGTGCTGAAGCGTCGGCGTTAGAGTTTCCCCTTTCGCAGACGGCCAACCCCTCGCATCACGCGGCATGGCGAAGTCGGCCAGCCGCCTGGGATGTCGGCGGCGGGGACCGCGCGGGCGCTCCCCGTCCTTGTTGGATGGAGGCACACCGTCTCATGGTTGTTGTACCCTCATTGCGTGGAGCGCAGCGCCGTCAGTGGCTCGCTCCCGCGCTGGCCGTACTCGCGGCCTTCGTGTTTTTCCTCAGCGGCAAGGTGGCGCTGGCGAGCGAGGCCGATCTGGTTCTGCCGGATCTCAGCTCGCAGAGCTTCGCCGGTATCGATGGTCGTACCCTGCTCTTCGGGGGCATGGGCGTCTGCGCGCTCGGGTTCATCTTCGGGATCAGCATCTACATGCAGCTCAACAAGCTGCCTGTGCACCGCTCGATGCGGGAGATCTCGGAGCTGATCTACGAGACCTGCAAGACCTACCTGCTGACGCAGGTGAAGTTCATCCTCGTCCTCGAGCTGCTGATCGGGGCGATCATCGCCTTCTACTTCGGCGTTCTCCGGCACATGGAGGCTGGCAAGGTCGTCATCGTCCTCCTGGCCAGCCTCGTCGGCATCGCAGGGAGCTGCGGGGTCGCCTGGTTCGGGATGCGCATCAACACGTTCGCAAACTCCCGGACGGCCTTCGCCGCCCTGAAGGGCAAGCCCTTCCCGGCCTACGCCATCCCGCTCAAGGCCGGGATGAGCATCGGGGCCGTGCTGATCAGCACCGAGCTGCTGATCATGCTGATGATCCTTCTCTTCATCCCCGCCGACTACGCCGGTCCGTGTTTCATCGGCTTCGCCATCGGCGAGTCGCTGGGCGCGTCGGCGCTCCGCATCGCGGGCGGTATCTTCACCAAGATCGCGGACATCGGCTCCGATCTGATGAAGATCGTCTTCAACATCAAGGAAGACGACGCGCGTAACCCGGGCGTCATCGCGGACTGCACCGGCGACAACGCGGGCGACTCGGTCGGACCCAGCGCCGACGGCTTCGAGACCTACGGCGTCACCGGCGTCGCGCTCATCACCTTCATCCTCCTCGCCGTCCCCGATCCGCGGGTGCAGGTCCAGCTCCTGGTCTGGATCTTCGTCATGCGCATCGTGATGGTCGTGGCGAGCATCGCCTCGTACTGGATCAACGAGACGATGGCGAAGGCGTCCTACGCCGACGCCGACAAGATGAACTTCGAGGCGCCCCTCACCCGCCTGGTGTGGATCACCTCGATCGTGTCGGTCGGTCTCACCTACGCCGTCTCGATGGTGATGATCCCCGCCCTCGGCGGCGACAGCTCGCTCTGGTGGAAGCTCAGCACCATCATCACCTGCGGCACGCTGGCCGGCGCGATCATCCCCGAGCTGATCAAGGTCTTCACGTCGACCGAGTCGCGGCACGTCCGCGAGGTGGTGACGGCCTCCCGCGAGGGTGGCGCTTCGCTGAACGTGCTGTCCGGTCTCACGGCCGGTAACTTCAGCGCCTACTGGATGGGCATCGTGCTCGTCGTCCTCATGGGCATCTCGTACCAGGTCGCCGGCATGGGCCTGGAGGCGCTGATGAAGGCCGAGAGCGTGTTCGCATTCGGCCTGGTGGCGTTCGGCTTCCTCGGCATGGGGCCGGTCACCATCGCGGTCGACTCGTACGGTCCGGTGACGGACAACGCGCAGTCGGTCTACGAGCTCAGCCTCATCGAGCAGGTGCCCGACGTCGAGAACGAGATCAAGAAGGAGTTCGGCTTCACCCCGGCGTTCGAGAAGGCGAAGCACTTCCTCGAGGAGAACGACGGCGCGGGCAACACCTTCAAGGCGACGGCGAAGCCGGTGCTCATCGGCACCGCGGTCGTCGGCGCGACCACCCTGATCTTCTCGATCATCGTGGTGCTCACCGACAAGCTGACGACGAACCTCGACAAGCTGTCGATGCTGCACCCGCCCTTCCTGCTCGGGCTGCTCACCGGCGGCGCGATCATCTACTGGTTCACCGGCGCCTCGACGCAGGC is part of the Chondromyces crocatus genome and encodes:
- a CDS encoding sodium-translocating pyrophosphatase, translated to MVVVPSLRGAQRRQWLAPALAVLAAFVFFLSGKVALASEADLVLPDLSSQSFAGIDGRTLLFGGMGVCALGFIFGISIYMQLNKLPVHRSMREISELIYETCKTYLLTQVKFILVLELLIGAIIAFYFGVLRHMEAGKVVIVLLASLVGIAGSCGVAWFGMRINTFANSRTAFAALKGKPFPAYAIPLKAGMSIGAVLISTELLIMLMILLFIPADYAGPCFIGFAIGESLGASALRIAGGIFTKIADIGSDLMKIVFNIKEDDARNPGVIADCTGDNAGDSVGPSADGFETYGVTGVALITFILLAVPDPRVQVQLLVWIFVMRIVMVVASIASYWINETMAKASYADADKMNFEAPLTRLVWITSIVSVGLTYAVSMVMIPALGGDSSLWWKLSTIITCGTLAGAIIPELIKVFTSTESRHVREVVTASREGGASLNVLSGLTAGNFSAYWMGIVLVVLMGISYQVAGMGLEALMKAESVFAFGLVAFGFLGMGPVTIAVDSYGPVTDNAQSVYELSLIEQVPDVENEIKKEFGFTPAFEKAKHFLEENDGAGNTFKATAKPVLIGTAVVGATTLIFSIIVVLTDKLTTNLDKLSMLHPPFLLGLLTGGAIIYWFTGASTQAVSTGAYRAVEFIKANIKLDGVEKASIADSKKVVEICTLYAQRGMINIFLGVFFSTLAFACLEPFFFIGYLISIAMFGLYQAIFMANAGGAWDNAKKLVEVELKEKGTELHAATVVGDTVGDPFKDTSSVAMNPVIKFTTLFGLLAVELAIEIDKTTSTVLAAVFFVLSAVFVYRSFYSMRITSGEKPEAGKAVA